Proteins encoded in a region of the Elaeis guineensis isolate ETL-2024a chromosome 7, EG11, whole genome shotgun sequence genome:
- the LOC140859438 gene encoding uncharacterized protein yields MALLTGWRFQPSDVELLDSFLRKKILGQPLSYHMILEADVYGDDPKNLTARYSMANRDGEWYFFTSTVRKHPGASDSSRASRRAGAGRWKATQRIKTVLDSDHNVLGSKQCFCYMESCPSGGETKTIWLMEEFSIPHLRRKAGASAISGSNKLDEWVICKIYLTPKARKVHMIQEDLYEIQPVEPVAKRRRMEEPQTMSSLCMHPYQDIAGHYQTLQLPDDSLPQLIDVSGAPIDGGSPIQHTSEDPSILSQDITDSFLTHQLASDTLLPSDRVVPVLEEAMSSPCMHPCQDIAVHCQSLQLPDDALPQLVDMFDASIDGYSPTQHTSEEPSIPRQDIADSFQIHQPADDTISCSDPVVLVLMETTSTLCMHPSQDIAGHRQILQLLDDALPQLIDVSDASIDGCSSAQHASEAASIPSQDIADSFQIHQPAGNTSSHFDPATPVVVDMMEGPEHVFGQADFDQILKYAEDSSIAFSPEIMQAHGSMFLLIDVGC; encoded by the exons ATGGCCCTGCTGACCGGCTGGCGGTTCCAACCGTCCGACGTCGAGCTCCTGGACTCCTTCCTCAGGAAGAAGATCCTCGGTCAACCGCTTTCCTATCACATGATCTTGGAGGCGGACGTCTACGGTGATGATCCCAAGAACCTCACCG CTCGATATTCTATGGCTAATAGGGACGGTGAGTGGTACTTTTTCACCTCCACGGTGCGAAAGCATCCGGGTGCCAGCGACAGCAGCCGGGCGTCTCGCCGTGCAGGTGCAGGACGGTGGAAGGCCACCCAACGCATCAAGACGGTGCTCGATTCCGACCACAACGTCTTGGGATCCAAGCAGTGCTTCTGCTACATGGAAAGTTGCCCTTCCGGTGGAGAGACAAAGACTATATGGCTTATGGAGGAATTCTCCATCCCTCACCTTCGAAGAAAAGCCGGTGCATCCGCAATAAGTGGCTCGAACAAG CTGGATGAGTGGGTCATATGCAAGATCTACTTGACACCAAAAGCTCGTAAAGTTCACATGATACAGGAGGATCTATACGAAATTCAACCGGTAGAGCCTGTagcaaaaagaagaaggatggaagagCCACAAACGATGAGTTCACTTTGCATGCACCCTTATCAGGATATTGCCGGTCACTACCAAACTCTTCAGCTACCTGACGATTCTCTACCACAGCTCATCGATGTGTCCGGTGCACCTATTGATGGTGGTTCCCCCATACAGCATACTAGTGAGGATCCATCTATTCTTAGTCAGGACATTACCGATTCCTTCCTGACTCATCAATTAGCCAGCGACACCTTACTGCCTTCTGATCGAGTAGTGCCGGTGCTCGAGGAGGCGATGAGTTCACCTTGCATGCACCCTTGTCAGGACATTGCCGTTCATTGCCAGAGTCTTCAGCTACCTGACGATGCTTTACCACAACTCGTTGATATGTTCGATGCATCCATTGATGGCTATTCCCCTACACAACATACTAGTGAGGAGCCATCTATTCCTCGTCAGGACATTGCTGATTCCTTTCAGATTCATCAGCCGGCCGATGACACCATATCATGTTCTGATCCAGTGGTGCTGGTGCTCATGGAGACGACGAGTACACTTTGCATGCACCCTAGCCAGGACATTGCCGGTCACCGTCAGATTCTTCAGCTACTCGATGATGCTTTACCACAGCTCATTGATGTCTCCGATGCATCCATTGATGGCTGTTCCTCTGCACAGCATGCTAGTGAGGCGGCATCTATTCCTAGTCAGGACATTGCTGATTCCTTCCAGATTCATCAGCCGGCTGGCAACACGTCATCGCATTTTGATCCAGCAACGCCAGTGGTTGTGGACATGATGGAAGGTCCAGAGCATGTGTTTGGGCAAGCTGACTTTGACCAAATCTTGAAGTATGCAGAGGATTCCAGCATTGCATTCTCTCCGGAAATTATGCAAGCTCATG